A portion of the Streptomyces platensis genome contains these proteins:
- a CDS encoding amidohydrolase, with the protein MDLSTTPDARTPDSAAGGPADLVFLSGPVHTVDSARTRASTVAVRGDRILAVGHEEEVRPLIGPATEIVDLHGKLLIPGFQDAHVHPVGGGRELALCDLSAAVTADAYRELISAYAAAHPEVAWITGGGWSMEAFPGGTPTREFLDALVPDRPVFLVNRDHHGGWANSCALERAGLTDRTPDPADGRIERDADGRPTGMLQEGAMQLVADLIPEPTLAEQTEGLLRAQRLLHAYGVTAWQDAMLGYAPGMPDATPAYVAARRDGKLTARVTGALWWDRARGAEQIPELIARRAELTAGRLRATSVKIMQDGIAENHTAAMLTPYLTACGCASDNSGISFIDPEALRSYVTQLDAEGFQVHFHALGDRAVREALDAVEAARRTNGLRDTRPHLAHLQVVHPEDIPRFRRLGATANIQALWAAHEPQMDELTIPFLGSERAAWQYPFGDLLRSGATLAAGSDWPVSSPDPIAALHVAVNRRAPEDPPSAPVFLPEQRIDLGAALAAYTAGSAYANHLDETGTIQPGKLADLVVLDRDPFDGADEDIASTRVLQTFVGGERVYAADDA; encoded by the coding sequence ATGGACCTCAGCACCACCCCGGACGCCCGCACCCCCGACTCCGCCGCCGGCGGCCCCGCGGACCTCGTCTTCCTCTCCGGTCCCGTGCACACCGTCGACTCCGCGCGCACGCGGGCGAGCACCGTGGCGGTGCGCGGCGACCGCATCCTCGCCGTCGGACACGAGGAGGAGGTCCGCCCGCTGATCGGGCCCGCCACGGAGATCGTCGATCTGCACGGCAAGCTGCTGATCCCCGGTTTCCAGGACGCGCATGTCCATCCGGTCGGCGGCGGGCGGGAGTTGGCGCTGTGCGATCTGAGCGCGGCGGTCACGGCCGACGCGTACCGGGAACTGATCAGCGCGTACGCGGCGGCGCATCCGGAGGTCGCCTGGATCACCGGCGGCGGCTGGTCCATGGAGGCGTTCCCCGGCGGCACACCGACCCGCGAGTTCCTGGACGCGCTGGTCCCCGACCGCCCGGTGTTCCTGGTCAATCGCGACCACCACGGCGGCTGGGCCAACTCCTGTGCCCTGGAGCGGGCCGGGCTCACCGACCGTACGCCGGACCCGGCCGACGGGCGGATCGAGCGGGACGCCGACGGCCGGCCGACCGGCATGCTCCAGGAAGGCGCCATGCAGCTGGTGGCCGACCTGATCCCGGAACCGACGCTCGCCGAGCAGACCGAGGGCCTGCTCCGCGCCCAGCGCCTCCTCCACGCGTACGGCGTCACCGCATGGCAGGACGCGATGCTGGGCTACGCCCCGGGTATGCCCGACGCCACCCCCGCCTATGTGGCCGCCCGGCGCGACGGGAAGCTCACCGCACGGGTGACCGGGGCGCTGTGGTGGGACCGGGCCCGCGGGGCGGAGCAGATCCCCGAACTCATCGCGCGGCGCGCCGAGTTGACGGCGGGTCGGCTGCGGGCGACCAGTGTCAAGATCATGCAGGACGGCATCGCCGAGAACCACACGGCCGCCATGCTCACCCCCTACCTCACCGCATGCGGCTGTGCCTCCGACAACAGCGGCATCTCCTTCATCGACCCCGAGGCGCTGCGGAGCTACGTCACCCAGCTGGACGCGGAAGGCTTCCAGGTGCACTTCCACGCCCTGGGTGACCGGGCCGTGCGCGAGGCGCTGGACGCCGTCGAGGCGGCCCGGCGGACGAACGGGCTGCGCGACACCCGGCCGCACCTGGCCCACCTCCAGGTCGTGCACCCCGAGGACATTCCGCGCTTCCGCCGGCTCGGGGCGACCGCGAACATCCAGGCGCTGTGGGCGGCCCACGAGCCGCAGATGGACGAGCTGACCATCCCCTTCCTGGGGTCCGAGCGCGCCGCCTGGCAGTACCCGTTCGGTGATCTGCTGCGGTCGGGCGCCACCCTGGCGGCGGGCAGCGACTGGCCGGTCAGCTCCCCCGACCCGATCGCCGCACTGCATGTCGCGGTCAACCGCCGTGCGCCGGAGGACCCGCCGTCGGCGCCGGTCTTCCTGCCCGAGCAGCGCATCGACCTGGGTGCGGCGCTCGCCGCGTACACGGCCGGCAGCGCCTACGCCAACCACCTCGACGAGACCGGCACCATCCAGCCGGGGAAGCTCGCCGACCTGGTGGTGCTCGACCGCGACCCGTTCGACGGCGCCGACGAGGACATCGCCTCGACCCGGGTGCTGCAGACCTTCGTCGGGGGAGAGCGGGTGTACGCGGCCGATGACGCCTGA
- a CDS encoding APC family permease has protein sequence MPSAVQQDPGPPSMRRSLGVKDGVAIAASSTAATTSIGIGMGTLAASAGRQTPALLLLAFVPILGIALSYARLNRSEPNCGSGYTWVGRTIGPWPGFLTGWVVLVGNVIFMAYTGAVTGSVVLQFLNKLGLYSVWGLRLDPASTGISTAVGLLALVVVTITAITGVRAATRLQMGLLIFEYAVLLIFCGYALVIGDQPFSLSWLNPFEIGSLQAVAQGMVLAVFFYWGWDAAFSVNEETRNSSDAARGGLIALVVMMGLFLIGALAFQRVMSTGELLHNGPQALTFLGGALAPEPWASLPLAALMCSAFASLQSSVIPTARGTLAMARDRTLGPVWQRVHPRYGSPAVGTLLIMAIAALLAVLAVGIPKLNDMILTAVNSIGLTVALYYGLTALACAVRFRDSLRAGVVRALRDVVVPAVSALTLFGLGLYLVWDYATMSDHFELSPDNGWFMLLLPVLFILAGLATAAWAKWVRRAPYFRTGQGTDADAITLPMDGDGGPLPNPVEG, from the coding sequence ATGCCTTCCGCAGTGCAGCAGGACCCCGGCCCACCGAGCATGCGCCGCTCACTGGGCGTGAAGGACGGGGTGGCGATCGCCGCGTCGAGCACCGCCGCGACCACCAGCATCGGCATCGGAATGGGCACCCTGGCCGCGTCTGCCGGCCGGCAGACGCCCGCTCTGTTGCTGCTGGCCTTCGTGCCCATCCTCGGTATCGCCCTCTCGTACGCCCGGCTCAACCGCAGCGAGCCGAACTGCGGCAGCGGCTACACCTGGGTGGGCCGGACCATCGGCCCGTGGCCCGGATTCCTGACCGGCTGGGTGGTGCTGGTCGGCAACGTGATCTTCATGGCGTACACCGGGGCGGTGACCGGCTCGGTCGTGCTCCAGTTCCTCAACAAGCTGGGCCTGTACAGCGTGTGGGGGCTCCGGCTGGACCCGGCCTCGACCGGCATCAGCACCGCCGTGGGCCTGCTCGCGCTGGTCGTCGTCACCATCACCGCCATCACGGGCGTGCGGGCCGCGACCCGGCTCCAGATGGGGCTGCTGATCTTCGAGTACGCGGTCCTGCTGATCTTCTGCGGCTATGCGCTGGTCATCGGCGACCAGCCGTTCTCGCTGTCCTGGCTCAACCCCTTCGAGATCGGCTCACTGCAAGCCGTGGCCCAGGGGATGGTGCTGGCGGTGTTCTTCTACTGGGGCTGGGACGCCGCGTTCAGCGTCAACGAGGAGACCCGCAACTCCTCCGACGCGGCCCGCGGCGGACTGATCGCGCTGGTGGTGATGATGGGTCTGTTCCTCATCGGCGCGCTCGCGTTCCAGCGGGTGATGAGCACCGGGGAACTCCTGCACAACGGACCGCAGGCGCTCACCTTCCTCGGCGGCGCCCTGGCCCCGGAGCCCTGGGCCTCGCTGCCCCTGGCCGCCCTGATGTGCTCCGCCTTCGCCTCGCTCCAGTCGAGCGTCATCCCCACCGCCCGCGGCACGCTGGCCATGGCCCGCGACCGGACGCTGGGCCCGGTGTGGCAGCGTGTGCACCCGCGCTACGGCTCCCCCGCCGTGGGCACCCTGCTGATCATGGCGATCGCCGCACTGCTCGCCGTGCTCGCGGTCGGCATCCCCAAGCTCAACGACATGATCCTGACGGCCGTCAACTCGATCGGTCTGACCGTGGCCCTCTACTACGGACTCACCGCGCTCGCCTGTGCGGTGCGCTTCCGGGACAGCCTGCGCGCCGGAGTCGTGCGCGCGCTCCGGGACGTGGTCGTTCCGGCGGTGAGCGCGCTGACCCTGTTCGGGCTCGGCCTGTACCTCGTCTGGGACTACGCCACCATGAGCGACCACTTCGAACTGAGCCCGGACAACGGCTGGTTCATGCTGCTGCTCCCGGTCCTGTTCATCCTGGCCGGTCTGGCGACCGCCGCCTGGGCCAAGTGGGTACGCCGCGCCCCGTACTTCCGCACCGGCCAGGGCACGGACGCCGATGCGATCACCCTGCCGATGGACGGGGACGGCGGCCCGCTCCCGAACCCCGTGGAGGGCTGA
- a CDS encoding TetR/AcrR family transcriptional regulator: MAESERVPVERKRRRPTSSGVVLSADLIIDAACELIDAQGAQAFTVRKLGAALGADPSAVYRYFRNTEDLLLALADRLIGESMADFVPGGDWAADLRDLALRAYRSALRHPQIAVFSTVRVTGRPHEQRAVDTGIGLLLQAGFDDATAVRHYHTLVDTALGHAAVDAGVLRLAPAQRAADEQAWQDGYGNLPADEYPSLHRVREQLLLMGGSAVEPTLDLLIAAIRQEAEERSR, encoded by the coding sequence GTGGCGGAGAGCGAGCGCGTCCCGGTCGAGCGCAAGCGGCGCCGGCCGACCAGCTCAGGCGTGGTCCTGTCGGCCGACCTCATCATCGACGCGGCATGTGAACTCATCGACGCCCAGGGGGCGCAGGCCTTCACCGTGCGCAAACTCGGCGCGGCGCTGGGAGCCGATCCCTCCGCCGTCTACCGCTACTTCCGCAACACCGAGGATCTGCTGCTGGCGCTGGCCGACCGGCTCATCGGCGAGTCCATGGCCGACTTCGTCCCCGGCGGCGACTGGGCCGCCGATCTGCGCGACCTCGCACTGCGGGCGTACCGTTCCGCGCTCCGGCACCCGCAGATCGCGGTGTTCAGCACCGTGCGGGTCACCGGCCGGCCTCATGAGCAGCGCGCCGTCGACACGGGCATCGGTCTGCTGCTCCAGGCCGGCTTCGACGACGCCACCGCCGTCCGGCACTACCACACCCTCGTGGACACCGCCCTCGGTCATGCGGCCGTGGACGCCGGCGTCCTGCGGCTGGCCCCCGCGCAGCGCGCGGCGGACGAGCAGGCCTGGCAGGACGGGTACGGCAACCTGCCCGCGGACGAGTACCCCAGCCTGCACCGCGTACGGGAGCAGCTGCTGCTCATGGGGGGCTCGGCCGTCGAGCCGACCCTCGATCTGCTCATCGCGGCCATACGGCAGGAGGCGG